A DNA window from Melanotaenia boesemani isolate fMelBoe1 chromosome 6, fMelBoe1.pri, whole genome shotgun sequence contains the following coding sequences:
- the si:dkey-238d18.4 gene encoding TBC1 domain family member 15 isoform X1 translates to MGDLNNNSGKSRQTTGEETGSVRRVAAVSSPALSAARLTVPGVMDAEGRVDESRLRMHIFKNSGASPSERGLVWRFLFGMYPCGSTALERSLMQEQFFVRYQVMKRKWQQFLPSAVQIHLNGTDAELVSAVRYFDQRETEVHQQVQDHSEEVRERLAFLELQAQILYERVSFDQEELQEAIRIINKDVPRTNRDLSYYQNEGLGNLLVLRDILITYAAFHPEVSYAQGMNDLCSRFLEVLDSEVDTFWSFSCYMEKFSRDFRADGLHRKIELEAALLKELDPQLYAHLVNDNMESFTFCHRWLLLGFQREFEHSDALRLFEILSCDHLELITQQVDRARYQERLAQKYCTEDSTELQAFNNDFTFELFICAAILLENRESLLQCRDDVQLIHFTSSLQGKLDLNSTLRKAEHHFYNYCKRCAWDFMNGCCRANRNKQEDFFYQLRSLFVLR, encoded by the exons ATGGGGGATCTAAATAACAACAGCGGGAAGTCGCGGCAGACGACGGGAGAAGAGACGGGCTCTGTCAGGAGGGTAGCAGCAGTGAGCTCTCCTGCTCTGTCCGCTGCACGGCTCACCGTACCCGGAGTCATGGACGCTGAGGGGAGGGTCGACGAGTCCAGGCTGAGGATGCACATCTTCAAAAACA GTGGTGCGTCTCCATCTGAGCGAGGCCTGGTGTGGCGTTTCCTGTTCGGGATGTACCCATGTGGCTCGACTGCTTTGGAGCGCTCTCTTATGCAGGAGCAATTTTTTGTACGCTACCAGGTCATGAAGAGAAAGTGGCAGCAGTTTCTTCCCTCAGCAGTGCAGATACACCTCAATGGCACGGATG cgGAGTTGGTTTCAGCTGTGAGGTACTTTGACCAGAGGGAAACAGAGGTGCACCAGCAGGTGCAGGACCACTCTGAAGAGGTCAGGGAAAGGCTGGCTTTCTTGGAGCTTCAAGCACAG ATATTATATGAGCGGGTCTCATTTGACCAGGAGGAGCTTCAAGAAGCCATACGAATCATTAACAAGGATGTGCCCCGAACCAACAGAGATCTTAGTTACTACCA AAATGAAGGTTTAGGAAATCTGTTGGTGTTGAGAGACATCCTCATCACTTATGCTGCTTTCCATCCAG AGGTTAGTTATGCCCAGGGCATGAATGACCTGTGCAGCCGGTTCCTGGAGGTTCTTGACTCTGAGGTCGACACTTTCTGGAGTTTTTCCTGCTATATGGAAAAATTTTCGAGGGATTTCAGAGCTGATGGCCTGCACAGAAAAATAG AGCTGGAGGCAGCCCTGTTGAAGGAACTAGACCCTCAACTTTATGCTCATTTGGTCAATGACAACATGGAAAGCTTCACATTCTGCCACAG GTGGCTACTGCTGGGTTTCCAAAGGGAGTTTGAACACAGCGATGCACTGCGTTTGTTTGAGATCCTGAGTTGCGATCACCTGGAGCTCATCACACAGCAAGTGGACCGCGCCCGATACCAGGAAAGACTGGCACAAAAATACTGCACAG AGGACAGTACGGAACTGCAAGCTTTCAACAACGACTTCACCTTTGAGCTTTTCATCTGTGCAGCCATCCTCCTGGAGAACAGAGAGTCTCTGCTGCAGTGCCGAGATGATGTCCAGCTCATCCACTTTACCAGCAG CCTTCAGGGGAAACTGGATCTGAACAGCACGCTGAGGAAAGCAGAGCACCATTTCTACAACTACTGCAAGCGCTGCGCATGGGATTTTATGAATGGGTGCTGCAgagcaaacagaaacaaacaggaggactTTTTTTATCAACTGCGTAGCTTATTTGTTTTAAGATAA
- the si:dkey-238d18.4 gene encoding TBC1 domain family member 15 isoform X2 — protein sequence MYPCGSTALERSLMQEQFFVRYQVMKRKWQQFLPSAVQIHLNGTDAELVSAVRYFDQRETEVHQQVQDHSEEVRERLAFLELQAQILYERVSFDQEELQEAIRIINKDVPRTNRDLSYYQNEGLGNLLVLRDILITYAAFHPEVSYAQGMNDLCSRFLEVLDSEVDTFWSFSCYMEKFSRDFRADGLHRKIELEAALLKELDPQLYAHLVNDNMESFTFCHRWLLLGFQREFEHSDALRLFEILSCDHLELITQQVDRARYQERLAQKYCTEDSTELQAFNNDFTFELFICAAILLENRESLLQCRDDVQLIHFTSSLQGKLDLNSTLRKAEHHFYNYCKRCAWDFMNGCCRANRNKQEDFFYQLRSLFVLR from the exons ATGTACCCATGTGGCTCGACTGCTTTGGAGCGCTCTCTTATGCAGGAGCAATTTTTTGTACGCTACCAGGTCATGAAGAGAAAGTGGCAGCAGTTTCTTCCCTCAGCAGTGCAGATACACCTCAATGGCACGGATG cgGAGTTGGTTTCAGCTGTGAGGTACTTTGACCAGAGGGAAACAGAGGTGCACCAGCAGGTGCAGGACCACTCTGAAGAGGTCAGGGAAAGGCTGGCTTTCTTGGAGCTTCAAGCACAG ATATTATATGAGCGGGTCTCATTTGACCAGGAGGAGCTTCAAGAAGCCATACGAATCATTAACAAGGATGTGCCCCGAACCAACAGAGATCTTAGTTACTACCA AAATGAAGGTTTAGGAAATCTGTTGGTGTTGAGAGACATCCTCATCACTTATGCTGCTTTCCATCCAG AGGTTAGTTATGCCCAGGGCATGAATGACCTGTGCAGCCGGTTCCTGGAGGTTCTTGACTCTGAGGTCGACACTTTCTGGAGTTTTTCCTGCTATATGGAAAAATTTTCGAGGGATTTCAGAGCTGATGGCCTGCACAGAAAAATAG AGCTGGAGGCAGCCCTGTTGAAGGAACTAGACCCTCAACTTTATGCTCATTTGGTCAATGACAACATGGAAAGCTTCACATTCTGCCACAG GTGGCTACTGCTGGGTTTCCAAAGGGAGTTTGAACACAGCGATGCACTGCGTTTGTTTGAGATCCTGAGTTGCGATCACCTGGAGCTCATCACACAGCAAGTGGACCGCGCCCGATACCAGGAAAGACTGGCACAAAAATACTGCACAG AGGACAGTACGGAACTGCAAGCTTTCAACAACGACTTCACCTTTGAGCTTTTCATCTGTGCAGCCATCCTCCTGGAGAACAGAGAGTCTCTGCTGCAGTGCCGAGATGATGTCCAGCTCATCCACTTTACCAGCAG CCTTCAGGGGAAACTGGATCTGAACAGCACGCTGAGGAAAGCAGAGCACCATTTCTACAACTACTGCAAGCGCTGCGCATGGGATTTTATGAATGGGTGCTGCAgagcaaacagaaacaaacaggaggactTTTTTTATCAACTGCGTAGCTTATTTGTTTTAAGATAA